Proteins encoded in a region of the Diabrotica virgifera virgifera chromosome 4, PGI_DIABVI_V3a genome:
- the LOC114328900 gene encoding protein phosphatase Slingshot isoform X4 gives MVVHKKCRFYDWAWKNDRSTLQTLHKVSAKAREQNYFQGGLTHSWVEYYENRIESDRSCLNEWHAMDNLESKRPPSPDSVRTKPTEKQHAEKVIRATLKEIMMTVDLDEVTSKAIRTRLEEELDMDLGEYKSFIDEEMLIILGQMDAPTEIFDHVYLGSEWNASNYEELQRNGVGHILNVTREIDNFFPGTFDYLNVRVYDDEKTDLLKHWDDTYKYITKVRDQGSKVLVHCKMGVSRSASVVIAYAMKAYNWDFDTALKHVKHKRSCIKPNTSFLLQLETYQGILDAMKNREKLQRSKSETNLKSPGSNGKNEKVTGNEPAPVAQPLSKSYNIESTMSGQELRNMGSRPKSWSPDNILTREMVEAAKSPLSISLEDVSQKSASKESMKAIESKSSLARHVLMPCDNGETYSVSPNQIVHLPDTNCRNEKKNLVLDLASQFERAEQQNSGEELVKSKVKMETWDPGEEIDSKTSCCELSSETCDESNFSVISENQTVWTSSTVVKTESAVPVSCSNSLVKISDSSKAKTSHREISDPFSNQLDRVFDREEKKQLRMSTVPVISSPELSNDDKIHRESPSRQSSWSSYDSAVALGFQNEASELSRHSSWGSGDTRTLPSRNSSWGSYDMQPRGPVHYINEKGEKVTHSNSDTIENGSPFDKDHCPWQTGTVKRSKQRYLESSSRKPSSSGDSRTSSCFSLAKTPSSETLLDDVDVDVAEAFNKILADDSIVSSAISDKIDIPKDEHKTPAIRSRLSRSAPEPSSMELIAQGESLSRSASNVSKENSNSVISTAQCSSVKQHRTFLENLHNSHDFSNVTKKDDLLDSANASGKVKNLKKEFEAKSSTNTDQIDVPENLCKNKVSSLPSSPLSVHVAKDKKPENKNSSSDDINLKSLIGIFENNVDGVQVNRRQKFANARPFSQNRNGRYSCIEVSVDKTPRIVPLISNLNRNGSVVDKSDDKRPPIVPVVRTASPSLMVAATVITAAKKKQQQYGKSHPLARLNIKPRHNNTLYNTM, from the exons GTCAACGCTGCAGACTCTCCACAAGGTGAGCGCCAAGGCTCGCGAGCAAAACTACTTCCAAGGAGGATTGACCCATTCTTGGGTCGAGTATTATGAGAACCGGATTGAGTCTGACCGTTCCTGTCTTAACGAATGGCACGCCATGGATAACTTAGAGTCTAAGAGACCACCCTCGCCGGATTCCGTTAGGACCAAGCCCACCGAGAAGCAGCATGCCGAGAAGGTGATCAGGGCCACCCTTAAAGAGATCATGATGACGGTGGATTTGGATGAGGTCACTAGCAAG GCGATACGGACCCGGCTTGAGGAAGAGCTCGATATGGATTTGGGCGAGTATAAATCTTTCATCGACGAAGAGATGCTAATAATCCTTGGCCAGATGGACGCTCCAACGGAAATTTTCGACCACGTCTACCTTGGTTCGGAATGGAATGCGTCCAATTACGAGGAATTACAGAGAAATGG AGTTGGCCACATTTTAAATGTAACGAGGGAGATCGACAACTTCTTTCCTGGCACCTTCGACTATCTTAACGTCCGAGTATACGACGACGAAAAAACCGACCTCCTGAAACATTGGGATGACACCTACAAATACATTACAAAAGTTAGAGATCAAGGCTCCAAAGTGCTGGTCCACTGCAAAATGGGCGTGAGCAGGTCCGCATCAGTCGTCATAGCGTACGCCATGAAAGCTTACAATTGGGACTTCGACACGGCACTGAAACACGTCAAACACAAGAGGAGTTGCATCAAACCAAACACCAGTTTTCTGTTGCAGCTCGAAACCTACCAGGGTATTTTGGACGCCATGAAGAACAGAGAGAAGCTACAGAGATCAAAGTCTGAAACCAATCTCAAATCCCCCGGTTCAAATGGAAAAAACGAAAAAGTCACGGGAAATGAACCAGCTCCAGTCGCTCAGCCTCTTTCAAAATCATACAATATCGAAAGCACAATGTCCGGGCAAGAATTGAGGAACATGGGATCCCGCCCAAAGTCTTGGTCCCCGGACAACATCTTAACCAGAGAAATGGTAGAAGCAGCTAAATCTCCTCTTTCAATTTCGTTGGAAGATGTTAGCCAGAAGTCAGCATCAAAAGAATCCATGAAGGCAATCGAATCAAAATCCTCCCTTGCCAGACATGTGTTAATGCCTTGTGATAATGGAGAAACGTACAGCGTTTCCCCAAACCAAATAGTTCACCTACCTGATACTAACTGTAGAAACGAAAAGAAAAATTTAGTCCTAGATCTCGCGAGCCAGTTCGAAAGAGCAGAGCAACAAAACTCAGGAGAAGAGCTAGTGAAGAGCAAAGTCAAAATGGAAACGTGGGATCCCGGTGAAGAGATAGATAGCAAAACGTCTTGCTGTGAACTTTCAAGCGAAACCTGTGATGAATCAAATTTTAGTGTAATAAGTGAAAATCAAACAGTGTGGACTTCCTCCACTGTAGTTAAAACTGAAAGTGCTGTGCCCGTTAGTTGTAGTAATAGTTTAGTAAAAATTTCTGACTCTAGCAAAGCAAAGACATCGCACAGGGAAATCAGTGATCCTTTTTCCAACCAGCTCGATCGCGTCTTCGACCGCGAAGAAAAAAAGCAGTTGCGAATGTCGACAGTGCCCGTGATCTCATCTCCCGAGCTCTCTAACGACGACAAAATCCATCGGGAAAGCCCTTCTCGACAAAGTTCCTGGAGTTCCTACGATTCGGCAGTGGCGCTGGGGTTTCAAAATGAGGCGTCTGAACTATCCAGACACAGTTCGTGGGGTTCTGGAGACACGAGGACTCTTCCTAGTCGGAACAGTTCCTGGGGATCCTACGATATGCAGCCCAGAGGTCCGGTACACTACATAAACGAGAAAGGGGAGAAGGTAACACATAGCAACTCGGACACAATCGAAAATGGTTCTCCGTTCGACAAAGATCATTGTCCTTGGCAGACTGGTACAGTTAAGAGATCAAAACAAAGATATCTGGAAAGTTCCTCAAGGAAACCAAGCAGCAGTGGTGATAGTCGGACTAGTAGTTGCTTCTCTTTAGCCAAGACACCCAGTTCCGAAACCTTACTGGATGACGTGGACGTCGACGTAGCAGAAGCCTTCAACAAAATACTTGCTGACGATTCTATCGTATCTAGTGCCATATCGGACAAAATAGACATCCCGAAAGACGAGCACAAAACGCCTGCTATTAGGTCTAGATTGTCCAGAAGCGCGCCCGAACCTTCCTCGATGGAACTTATCGCACAAGGTGAATCTTTGTCTCGGTCGGCTTCGAACGTCTCTAAAGAAAACTCAAATTCGGTTATAAGTACAGCACAGTGTTCGTCGGTCAAACAGCATAGGACTTTCTTGGAAAACCTGCACAACTCCCATGACTTTAGTAACGTAACTAAGAAAGACGATCTTCTAGATAGCGCTAATGCTTCGGGTAAAGTGAAGAATTTGAAGAAGGAATTCGAAGCCAAATCAAGTACAAACACCGATCAAATCGACGTTCCGGAAAACCTGTGCAAGAACAAAGTCAGTAGTCTGCCGTCTTCTCCTCTTAGCGTTCACGTAGCAAAAGACAAAAAGCCCGAAAACAAGAATTCCTCCAGTGACGACATCAATCTCAAGAGCCTCATAGGTATCTTCGAGAACAACGTGGATGGTGTTCAG GTAAACCGTAGACAAAAATTTGCCAACGCCAGACCTTTCTCGCAGAACCGCAACGGTCGTTACTCCTGCATCGAAGTATCTGTGGACAAGACGCCTCGCATCGTCCCTCTCATCTCCAACCTCAACAGGAACGGCTCCGTCGTCGACAAAAGCGACGACAAGCGCCCGCCAATCGTCCCAGTGGTAAGGACGGCGTCCCCAAGCTTGATGGTGGCCGCCACGGTGATAACGGCCGCCAAGAAAAAGCAGCAGCAGTACGGGAAGAGCCATCCGCTAGCCAGATTGAACATCAAACCCAGACACAACAATACACTCTACAATACCATGTAA